A region of the Nocardia higoensis genome:
AACTCCGCCGACGGCGGGTAGGACTCTCGATGATCTGCGGTGGTTTCGGACATCACATCTCTTCTCTCACGTCGGCAGGGCCGAGTCCGAGATTAGTCAACTGTGATCCACGCCGCGTGGAGTGTCGGGTTCGTAGCGCGAGCCCCGCCGCATCGCTCCCGGTTGCCTCAGTAGCCTCGTCCCCGTGACCGATCCGCTGCAGCCCCTCGTCGACCTGCCCGGTGTGCTCGAGGCCGCCGACCGCGCCCGCGACGCGCTGGCGACTGTCCACCGGCACCGAGCCAACCGGCGCGGCTGGCCGACCACCGCGGCCGAGGCCGCTGTCCGCGCCGCCCGGTCCTCGGCCGCGATCGACGGCGGCGGCACCGACATCCCCGCCGACGGCCGGGTCGCCGATCCCATCCTGGCCGGCTCGCTGCGGGTCGGCCAAGCCCTCGACGGTGACGCACTGCGCAATCTGACCGCCACCTGGCAGCGCGCTCCCCTCCAGGCGCTCGCCCGGTTGCATCTGTTGGCGGCCGCCGATCTGGTCTCCGACGAACTGTCGCTGGGCAGACCGCGCCCTGAACCAGGTGTGGCGCAACGCCTCGATCTACTCGTGCAGACTCTGCAGGTCACCCGCGCCCCCGCACCGGTGATCGCCGCCGTCGTGCACGGCGAGCTGCTGTCGCTGCGGCCCTTCGGCAGCGCGGACGGCATCGTCGCGCGCGCCGCGTCGAGACTGGTGACGGTGGCCAGCGGGCTAGATCCGCACAGCCTCGGGGTGCCGGAGGTCTTCTGGCTGCGCCGCAGGCAGGCCTACCTGGACGCCG
Encoded here:
- a CDS encoding oxidoreductase, with product MTDPLQPLVDLPGVLEAADRARDALATVHRHRANRRGWPTTAAEAAVRAARSSAAIDGGGTDIPADGRVADPILAGSLRVGQALDGDALRNLTATWQRAPLQALARLHLLAAADLVSDELSLGRPRPEPGVAQRLDLLVQTLQVTRAPAPVIAAVVHGELLSLRPFGSADGIVARAASRLVTVASGLDPHSLGVPEVFWLRRRQAYLDAAAAFGTGDPTGVGGWVILCCGALEDGAREATSIADAAAG